The following proteins are co-located in the Camelina sativa cultivar DH55 chromosome 12, Cs, whole genome shotgun sequence genome:
- the LOC104732128 gene encoding uncharacterized protein LOC104732128, with amino-acid sequence MNQTRRKRRPDPSLSRLESLSSEMLFPAKSPALTYTRIRNIFLLLIFCFIIYIIFSYGTFRREKISSIARSLSVFPTRRRHLLFSIAASHDSWLRRSSYVRLWYTPESTRAVVFLDRGGLEPDPTLPPVVVSKDVSRFPYNFPGGLRSAIRVARVVKEIVDRGDKDVRWFVFGDDDTVFFVDNLVKVLSKYDHRKWYYVGSNSEFYDQNVRYSFDMAFGGGGFAISASLAKVLAKVLDSCLMRYSHMYGSDSRIFSCLAELGVTLTHEPGFHQMDVRGDIFGLLCAHPLSPLVSLHHLDAVDPFFPKMNRTESVARLIGASSLDTGRILQQSVCYDSLNTVTVSVVWGYAIQVYEGNKLLPELLTLQKTFSTWRRGSGVQSNYMFSTRDYPRDPCARPLVFFLDSVGSDGTEGTWSNYYLHRVGHCHRAEAVKRLERIRVLSRKLELGAEQMGSPRRQCCDISSSYNKSMVINVRQCMSDELIAMKT; translated from the exons ATGAACCAAACGAGACGTAAGAGACGACCTGATCCATCACTCTCACGACTCGAATCCCTCTCATCGGAAATGCTCTTTCCGGCCAAATCTCCGGCGCTAACTTATACACGAAtcagaaacatcttcttgttactCATCTTCTGTTTCATCATCTACATCATCTTCTCCTACGGAACCTTCCGCCGTGAGAAGATTTCATCGATCGCTAGATCCTTGTCCGTGTTCCCCACTCGGCGCCGTCACTTACTCTTCTCGATCGCCGCTTCTCACGACTCTTGGCTCCGTCGTAGCTCCTACGTTCGTCTCTGGTATACTCCTGAGTCTACACGCGCCGTCGTGTTTCTCGATCGCGGTGGATTAGAGCCCGATCCAACTCTCCCTCCTGTGGTTGTATCTAAAGACGTTTCTAGGTTTCCTTATAACTTCCCTGGTGGTCTCCGATCAGCGATTCGTGTGGCTCGCGTCGTTAAGGAGATTGTGGATCGAGGAGATAAAGATGTGCGGTGGTTTGTGTTCGGCGACGATGATACTGTGTTCTTTGTAGATAATTTGGTGAAGGTTTTGTCTAAGTATGATCACCGGAAATGGTATTACGTCGGGAGTAATTCGGAGTTTTATGATCAGAATGTTAGGTATTCGTTTGATATGGCGTTTGGTGGAGGAGGTTTCGCCATTAGTGCTTCGCTTGCTAAGGTTTTGGCTAAGGTTTTGGATTCTTGTTTGATGAGGTATTCGCATATGTATGGAAGTGACTCTAGGATCTTCTCTTGCTTGGCTGAGCTTGGTGTTACCTTGACTCATGAACCTGGATTTCATCAG ATGGACGTAAGAGGGGACATATTTGGTCTGCTATGTGCACACCCGTTATCTCCATTGGTATCCCTTCATCACTTGGACGCAGTTGATCCGTTCTTTCCAAAAATGAACCGGACAGAGTCTGTGGCTCGTCTTATCGGGGCTTCAAGTTTAGATACAGGGAGGATTTTGCAGCAGAGTGTGTGTTATGATTCTTTGAACACAGTGACTGTTTCGGTTGTGTGGGGTTACGCGATTCAAGTTTATGAAGGTAATAAACTTCTCCCGGAACTTCTCACCCTGCAAAAGACGTTTTCTACATGGAGGAGAGGGTCAGGGGTTCAAAGCAATTATATGTTCAGTACAAGAGATTATCCCAGGGATCCATGTGCGAGACCCCTCGTCTTTTTCTTGGACAGTGTAGGATCAGATGGAACTGAGGGAACATGGAGTAACTATTATCTCCATAGAGTCGGACATTGCCACAGAGCAGAAGCTGTTAAGCGTCTAGAACGCATCAGAGTTCTATCTCGTAAGCTAGAACTTGGTGCTGAACAG atGGGTTCTCCTCGCCGCCAATGTTGTGACATCTCCTCGTCTTATAACAAATCAATGGTCATTAATGTAAGGCAATGCATGTCGGATGAGCTAATTGCCATGAAGACTTAG
- the LOC104732127 gene encoding ABC transporter G family member 42, with protein MPQTDGVEFTSRNNENGHVFEDEELQSQWAGIERLPTFERITTALFCKRDEQGNKTERRVMDVSKLEDLDRRLFIGELIRHVEDDNLRLLQNIRKRIDEVGIELPTIEVRFSNLFVEAECEVVYGKPIPTLWNAITSKLSRFMCSKQEKKILKGVSGIIRPKRMTLLLGPPGCGKTTLLLALSGRLDPSLKTRGEVSYNGHFFSEFVPEKTSSYVSQNDLHIPELSVRETLDFSGCFQGTGSRLEMMKEISRREKLKRIVPDPDIDAYMKAASIEGSKTNIQTDYILKILGLNICADTRVGDASRPGISGGQKRRLTTGEMIVGPIKTLFMDEITNGLDSSTTFQILSCLHQSVSLSEGTILVSLLQPAPETFELFDDVILMGEGKIIYHGPRELVCGFFEGCGFKCPNRKSVAEFLQEVISRKDQEQYWCHRDKPYCYVSIDSFIEKFEKSDLGLQLQDELSKTCEKKSQTTLNDDALCFKKYSLSNWEMLKACSRREFLLMKRNSFVYVFKSGLLLLIGSITISVYLRTGSTRDALHANYLMGSLFFSLFKLLADGLPELALTISRIAVFCKQKELYFYPAWAYAIPSAILKIPISFLESFLWTSLTYYVIGYSPEMGRFIRQFLIFFALHLSCISMFRAIAAVFRDFVIATTMGTIIIVIITVFGGFIVRKPSMPAWLEWGFWLSPLSYAEIGLTANEFFAPRWRKITSENITLGEQVLDARGLNFGSQSYWNAFGALIGFTLFFNTVFALALTFLKTSQRSRPIVSREKNTQSSEKEYVSSSETASQFKNALPFEPLTFTFQDVQYFIETPQGKKLQLLSDVSGAFKPGVLTALMGVSGAGKTTLLDVLSGRKTRGDIKGKIEVGGYLKVQETFARVSGYCEQFDIHSPNLTVQESLQYSAWLRLPSNINSETKSAIVNEVLETIELKEIKDSIVGMAGISGLTTEQRKRLTIAVELVSNPSIIFMDEPTTGLDARAAAIVIRAVKNIAETGRTVVCTIHQPSIDIFEAFDELILMKNGGKIIYYGPLGQHSCKVIEYFMSIPGVSKMKENSNPATWILDLISKSSDDKLGVDLAQMYKESTLFKENKMVIEGMRCTSLESEGLILSSRYAQTGWEQFKACLWKHHLSYWRNPSYNLTRIIFMCFTSVLCGTLFWQKAKEINNQQDLFNIFGSMFTVVLYSGINNCSTVLFCVATERNVFYRERFARMYNSWAYSLAQVLVEIPYSLFQSIVYVIIVYPMVGYHWSVFKVFWSFYSIFCSLLIFNYFGMLLVVVTPNVHVAFTLRSSFYSVVNLFAGYVMPKPNIPKWWIWMYYLSPTSWVLNGLLTSQYGDMDKEILAFGEKKKVSAFLEGYFGYKYDSLALVAVVLIAFPILLASLFAFFIGKLNFQKK; from the exons ATGCCTCAAACAGATGGAGTTGAGTTTACTTCTAGGAACAACGAAAACGGACATGTTTTTGAAGATGAGGAGCTTCAGTCTCAATGGGCTGGTATTGAGAGATTACCAACTTTTGAAAGGATCACTACTGCTTTGTTCTGCAAAAGAGATGAACAAGGGAATAAAACCGAGAGACGAGTCATGGATGTTTCTAAACTTGAGGATCTTGATAGACGTTTGTTTATCGGTGAGCTCATCAGACATGTTGAGGATGATAATCTCCGCTTATTGCAGAACATAAGGAAGAGAATTGACGA GGTTGGTATCGAGTTACCAACGATTGAAGTGAGGTTCAGTAATCTTTTTGTCGAAGCAGAGTGTGAGGTTGTTTATGGAAAGCCAATCCCAACTCTTTGGAATGCTATCACAAGCAAACTCTCT AGATTCATGTGTtcaaagcaagaaaagaagatcTTGAAAGGTGTCAGTGGCATCATAAGGCCTAAAAG aatgaCTCTGTTGCTTGGTCCTCCTGGTTGTGGTAAAACTACTCTACTACTCGCACTATCTGGAAGACTCGACCCTTCTTTAAAG ACTAGAGGAGAAGTTAGTTACAATGGTCACTTCTTCTCAGAGTTTGTTCCTGAGAAAACATCGAGTTATGTAAGTCAAAACGATCTGCATATCCCAGAGCTTAGTGTGAGAGAGACACTCGATTTTTCCGGTTGTTTTCAAGGAACAGGAAGCCGTTTAG AAATGATGAAAGAGATTAGTAGAAGGGAGAAACTTAAAAGGATAGTGCCAGATCCTGATATAGATGCATACATGAAG GCAGCTTCAATAGAGGGTTCAAAAACTAATATACAAACCGACTATATCCTTAAG ATTCTAGGACTCAATATCTGTGCAGATACGCGTGTTGGAGATGCTTCAAGACCAGGAATATCTGGTGGTCAAAAGAGAAGATTAACTACAG GTGAGATGATCGTAGGTCCAATAAAAACTCTGTTCATGGATGAAATAACGAATGGTTTGGATAGCTCAACAACATTCCAGATTCTATCATGTCTCCATCAGTCTGTAAGTCTATCTGAGGGAACCATACTAGTTTCACTGCTTCAGCCTGCACCAGAAACATTTGAGCTTTTCGACGATGTGATTCTTATGGGAGAAGGAAAGATTATTTATCACGGTCCACGGGAACTTGTCTGTGGATTCTTTGAGGGTTGTGGATTTAAATGTCCAAATAGGAAGTCTGTAGCTGAGTTCCTTCAGGAG GTTATTTCAAGAAAAGATCAAGAACAGTATTGGTGTCACAGAGACAAACCATATTGTTATGTATCCATTGACTCATTTATTGAGAAATTTGAAAAGTCTGATCTTGGATTACAACTACAAGATGAACTCTCCAAGACATGTGAAAAGAAGTCTCAGACGACTCTCAATGATGATGCACTATGCTTTAAAAAATACTCACTTAGTAACTGGGAGATGCTAAAAGCTTGTTCAAGAAGAGAGTTTCTTCTGATGAAACGTAACTCTTTCGTTTACGTGTTCAAATCTGGACTT CTATTGTTGATTGGATCCATCACAATAAGTGTTTATTTACGGACTGGTTCTACAAGAGATGCTCTTCACGCTAATTATCTTATGGGTTCTTtattcttttctctctttaaactTCTTGCTGATGGACTTCCAGAACTCGCCTTGACAATCTCGAGGATTGCCGTGTTCTGCAAGCAAAAAGAGCTTTACTTTTATCCAGCTTGGGCATATGCAATCCCTTCTGCTATTTTAAAGATACCAATTTCATTTCTTGAATCATTCCTCTGGACATCTCTGACATACTATGTCATTGGTTACAGTCCTGAGATGGGAAG GTTCATTCGCCAGTTCTTGATCTTCTTCGCTTTACACCTTTCATGTATATCAATGTTCCGTGCTATAGCTGCCGTATTTCGAGATTTTGTTATTGCCACGACCATGGGAACCATCATTATAGTGATTATCACAGTATTTGGAGGGTTTATTGTTAGAAAAC CTTCAATGCCTGCTTGGCTTGAGTGGGGGTTCTGGCTTTCTCCATTGTCCTACGCTGAGATTGGTCTAACCGCAAATGAGTTTTTTGCTCCACGGTGGAGGAAG ATAACATCTGAAAACATAACCTTGGGGGAACAAGTTCTAGATGCTCGCGGGTTGAACTTTGGTAGTCAATCTTACTGGAATGCATTTGGCGCTTTGATTGGCTTCACACTCTTCTTCAATACTGTTTTTGCACTGGCCTTAACCTTTCTAAAGA CTTCGCAGAGGTCTCGCCCTATAGTTTCTCGTGAGAAGAACACTCAAAGCTCAGAGAAAGAATATGTATCAAGTTCTGAAACTGCTTCCCAATTCAAAAATGCATTGCCTTTCGAGCCCTTAACTTTCACATTTCAAGACGTACAATATTTTATTGAGACTCCTCAG ggaaagaagCTGCAGCTTCTCTCTGACGTTTCAGGAGCATTCAAGCCAGGTGTTCTCACTGCTCTAATGGGTGTGAGTGGGGCTGGTAAAACGACTCTTCTTGATGTTCTCTCGGGTAGGAAAACACGTGGTGACATTAAAGGAAAGATAGAAGTAGGCGGTTACCTTAAGGTTCAAGAAACATTTGCACGAGTTTCAGGTTATTGTGAACAGTTTGATATTCATTCTCCCAATTTAACTGTCCAAGAGTCTCTACAATACTCTGCTTGGCTTCGACTTCCTTCTAACATCAATTCAGAAACGAAGAGC gCAATAGTTAATGAAGTTCTTGAGACGATAGAGCTAAAGGAGATTAAAGATTCCATAGTAGGAATGGCTGGAATTAGCGGTTTAACAACAGAACAACGCAAAAGACTAACAATAGCTGTTGAGCTTGTTTCGAATCCTTCAATCATATTTATGGATGAACCAACAACAGGATTAGATGCAAGAGCTGCTGCAATTGTGATAAGAGCTGTGAAGAACATTGCTGAGACTGGCAGAACTGTTGTTTGCACAATTCACCAGCCGAGCATAGATATCTTTGAAGCATTTGATGAG CTGATTCTGATGAAAAATGGAGGAAAGATTATCTACTATGGACCTCTTGGACAACATTCATGCAAAGTTATCGAATATTTCATG AGCATTCCTGGAGTTTCGAAAATGAAAGAGAACTCTAATCCAGCCACTTGGATACTAGACCTTATTTCTAAATCATCAGATGACAAACTTGGTGTTGATTTGGCACAGATGTACAAGGAATCAACTTTGTTTAA GGAGAACAAAATGGTAATTGAGGGAATGAGATGTACATCTTTAGAATCTGAAGGTTTGATCTTGTCTTCACGATATGCTCAAACGGGTTGGGAACAATTCAAAGCATGCCTATGGAAACACCATCTCTCTTATTGGAGAAACCCTTCTTACAATCTCACTCGCATCATTTTCATGTGTTTCACTTCTGTTCTCTGTGGCACTCTTTTCTGGCAAAAAGCTAAGGAAAT AAACAATCAGCAAGATCTATTCAACATATTTGGCTCAATGTTCACGGTTGTTCTATACTCTGGAATAAACAACTGCTCAACTGTGTTGTTTTGCGTTGCAACCGAACGTAATGTCTTTTACCGTGAAAGATTTGCTCGTATGTACAACTCATGGGCGTATTCCCTTGCTCAGGTGTTGGTTGAAATTCCATACTCATTGTTCCAATCTATTGTATATGTGATAATCGTGTACCCTATGGTTGGCTATCACTGGTCGGTCTTCAAAGTGTTTTGGAGCTTCTACTCAATCTTCTGCTCCTTGCTCATCTTCAACTATTTCGGCATGCTTTTAGTCGTCGTGACCCCAAATGTTCACGTTGCTTTTACTCTCCGTTCTTCTTTTTACTCTGTTGTCAATCTTTTTGCTGGTTATGTCATGCCAAAACCA AACATCCCAAaatggtggatttggatgtatTACTTGAGCCCTACGTCATGGGTTTTGAACGGATTGCTCACATCGCAGTATGGAGATATGGATAAAGAGATActagcttttggagagaagaagaaggtttcaGCTTTCTTGGAAGGctattttggttataaatatgACTCTTTGGCTCTTGTAGCTGTCGTCCTTATCGCCTTCCCCATTCTCTTGGCATCTCTTTTCGCATTCTTCATTGGTAAACTCAATTTCCAAAAGAAGTGa
- the LOC104732129 gene encoding beta-amylase 5-like encodes MAVNYNEKLLLNYVPVYVMLPLGVVNVENVFADPETLETQLKRLKEEAGIDGVMVDVWWGIIESKGPKQYDWTAYKTLFQLIASLGLKIQAIMSFHQCGGNVGDVVTIPIPKWVRDVGDIDPDIYYTNRKGTRDIEYLTIGVDNVPLFAGRTAVEMYSDYMSSFKENMADLLEAGVIVDIEVGLGPAGELRYPSYPQSQGWVFPGIGEFQCYDKYLKKDFKEAAAKAGHPEWELPEDAGEYNDKPEETGFFKRNGTYVSEEGKFFLTWYSNKLIFHGDQIIGEANKIFAGLKVNLAAKVSGIHWLYNHHSHAAELTAGYYNLFKRDGYRPIARMLSKHYGILNFTCLEMRDTDNTAEALSAPQELVQEVLSKAWKEGIEVAGENALETYGAKGYNQILLNARPNGVNPNGKPKLRMYGFTYLRLSDTVFQESNFELFKKLVRKMHADQDYCGDAAKYGHEIVPLKTANSQLTVEDIADAAQASGAFKWDSETDMKVDG; translated from the exons ATGGCTGTCAATTACAACGAGAAGCTTCTTCTCAACTATGTTCCCGTTTACGTTATGCTTCCG TTGGGAGTCGTGAATGTGGAAAACGTATTTGCGGACCCCGAAACGCTTGAAACGCAGCTCAAACGTCTAAAAGAAGAAGCTGGCATTGATGGCGTGATGGTCGATGTTTGGTGGGGAATCATAGAATCAAAAGGTCCCAAACAATACGATTGGACCGCATACAAAACGCTATTCCAACTAATCGCTAGTTTGGGACTCAAAATCCAAGCAATCATGTCATTTCACCAATGTGGCGGAAACGTTGGTGACGTTGTCACAATCCCTATCCCTAAATGGGTTCGCGATGTTGGCGATATCGACCCCGACATCTACTACACTAACCGTAAAGGAACCAGAGACATTGAGTATCTCACAATTGGTGTTGATAATGTTCCTCTCTTTGCCGGAAGAACAGCTGTTGAG ATGTATAGTGATTACATGAGTAGCTTTAAAGAAAACATGGCGGATTTGCTGGAAGCTGGCGTGATTGTTGACATTGAAGTTGGACTTGGTCCCGCTGGTGAGCTTCGTTATCCTTCTTACCCACAGAGCCAAGGTTGGGTATTTCCCGGTATCGGAGAGTTCCAG TGTTATGACAAGTATTTGAAGAAAGATTTCAAGGAAGCAGCGGCCAAAGCTGGACACCCTGAGTGGGAGTTGCCCGAGGACGCTGGAGAATACAACGACAAGCCTGAAGAAACTGGTTTTTTCAAGAGAAATGGGACTTATGTGTCGGAGGAGGGGAAGTTTTTCTTGACATGGTACTCGAACAAACTTATCTTTCATGGAGATCAGATCATAGGAGAAGCCAACAAGATCTTTGCTGGACTTAAAGTTAACTTGGCTGCCAAG GTTTCGGGGATACACTGGTTGTACAACCACCACAGCCATGCCGCAGAGCTAACTGCAGGATATTACAACCTTTTCAAGAGAGATGGTTACCGTCCAATCGCAAGGATGCTCTCAAAACACTATGGCATTCTCAACTTCACTTGCCTTGAGATGAGAGATACAGACAATACCGCTGAAGCCTTGAGTGCTCCTCAAGAACTTGTTCAAGAG gtaCTGAGCAAAGCATGGAAAGAAGGTATAGAAGTTGCGGGTGAGAACGCATTGGAGACCTATGGTGCCAAAGGTTACAACCAGATTCTTCTTAACGCTAGGCCTAATGGGGTTAACCCGAACGGTAAACCAAAGCTCAGAATGTACGGGTTTACTTACCTTCGGTTGTCCGATACGGTCTTTCAAGAAAGCAACTTTGAGTTGTTCAAGAAGTTAGTGAGGAAAATGCACGCTGATCAA GATTACTGTGGAGACGCTGCCAAGTACGGGCATGAGATCGTGCCATTGAAAACTGCGAACTCGCAGCTGACGGTAGAGGATATCGCCGACGCGGCTCAGGCAAGTGGAGCATTTAAGTGGGACTCTGAAACTGACATGAAGGTCGACGGTTGA
- the LOC104732130 gene encoding formin-like protein 3 produces the protein MGRLRTTFLAISLVVFVCVSEEIISRDGVGNLLPFSASVNQDFIDVAEQTWIYQHPNLKNEKCYWHWFKNWFLESQGESTTYPRRKLVSKRQKFSVSAPKLASGPVTGLGYAPGPAPRLGPGPAPTPSSYDLAAPASAPTPNKPSDSPADTQDDDFSPGPSEEKPSVAPSRSVPGPPPPPKEKKDDILMKLIIAVASTALLTFALVALMFLCCFRCNRKNANGPRDEGPLLRLSTGSTENSPTIASTSRRMFGVASSKKRSFLSRVSFKRNGHEFPTAPPDASSSSGLPPLKLPPGRSAPPLAPAPASAPAPQPPPPPPPKPQPPPPPKIARPPPLPPKGAAPKRQGHTSSGDGSDVDSETGAPKTKLKPFFWDKMATPDQKMVWHEISAGSFQFNEEMMENLFGYNDGNKNKTGQRSNSASESPVQYIQIIDARKAQNLAILLRALNVTTEEVVDAIKEGNELPVELLQTLLKMAPTQEEELKLRLYSGDLHLLGPAERFLKILVDVPFAFKRIESLLFMISLQEEVSGLKESLATLEVACKKLRNSRLFLKLLEAVLKTGNRMNVGTFRGDAQAFKLDTLLKLSDVKGTDGKTTLLNFVVLEIIRSEGVRALRLQRSSRSFSSVKTDDSAADSSPESLERYRSTGLQVVTGLTTELEDVKKAAIIDADGLTATLTNLSGSLTNAREFLKTMDEESDFERALAGFIERADADIKWLREEEERIMALVKSSADYFHGKSAKNEGLRVFAIVRDFLIMLEKVCREVKETTKTTNRSGKKEHEMGTSDSTQPSPDIRQRLFPAIAERRMDSSDDSDDDEGSLSS, from the exons ATGGGGAGATTGAGAACAACGTTTTTGGCGATCTCTCTCGTTGTTTTCGTTTGTGTTTCCGAGGAGATTATCTCTCGTGACGGTGTAGGGAATCTCTTACCATTCTCCGCTTCCGTGAATCAAGATTTTATCGATGTG GCAGAACAAACATGGATTTATCAACATCCGAATTTGAAGAATGAGAAATGTTATTGGCATTGGTTCAAGAATTGGTTTCTTGAATCTCAAGGCGAATCTACGACCTATCCAAGAAGGAAGCTGGTCAGTAAAAGACAAAAGTTTAGTGTATCTGCTCCAAAGTTAGCTTCCGGTCCTGTAACAGGACTCGGTTATGCACCAGGACCTGCGCCACGTTTGGGGCCAGGTCCTGCACCGACTCCTAGTAGTTATGATCTGGCTGCACCTGCAAGCGCTCCAACTCCAAATAAACCTTCAGATTCACCAGCTGATACACAGGATGATGATTTTAGTCCCGGTCCAAGCGAGGAAAAACCGAGTGTTGCTCCTAGCAGAAGTGTTCCgggtcctcctcctccaccaaaggagaagaaggatgatATCTTGATGAAACTTATCATCGCTGTTGCTTCAACTGCTTTGTTAACGTTTGCTCTTGTTGCATTGATGTTCTTGTGTTGCTTTAGATGCAATCGTAAAAATGCCAATGGTCCGAGAGATGAAGGACCACTTCTACGTTTATCAACTG GATCTACTGAGAACTCTCCCACCATTGCAAGCACTAGCAGGAGAATGTTTGGTGTTGCTAGTTCAAAAAAGAGGTCGTTTCTTTCTAGAGTATCTTTTAAGAGAAATGGTCATGAGTTTCCAACGGCTCCTCCTGAtgcgtcttcttcctctggaCTTCCTCCACTGAAGCTTCCACCTGGAAGATCAGCTCCTCCTCTTGCCCCTGCTCCTGCTTCTGCTCCAGCTCCACAGCCACCACCCCCTCCTCCTCCCAAACCTCAGCCTCCTCCACCGCCTAAGATTGCTCGTCCTCCACCTCTACCACCGAAAGGTGCTGCTCCAAAACGTCAAGGACATACTTCCTCTGGAGATGGATCTGATGTTGATTCTGAGACTGGagctccaaaaacaaaactaaagccgttcttttgggataaaatggctACTCCTGATCAGAAAATGGTTTGGCATGAGATTAGCGCCGGTTCATTCCA GTTCAATGAAGAGATGATGGAGAATCTTTTCGGTTACAATGAtgggaacaaaaacaaaactggtCAGAGGAGTAATTCCGCTAGCGAGTCTCCTGTCCAGTATATACAGATCATAGACGCTAGGAAAGCTCAAAACTTAGCTATTCTTCTTAGAGCTCTGAATGTAACAACAGAGGAAGTTGTTGATGCCATCAAAGAAG GTAATGAGCTCCCAGTAGAGCTTCTACAAACATTGCTGAAGATGGCTCcaactcaagaagaagaactcaaactTAGACTATACTCAGGAGATCTTCACCTACTTGGTCCTGCTGAGCGGTTCTTGAAAATTCTTGTTGATGTACCTTTTGCATTTAAACGTATAGAGTCACTTCTATTCATGATCTCACTTCAAGAAGAAGTCTCTGGTCTGAAAGAATCTCTCGCAACTCTTGAG GTGGCTTGCAAGAAACTTAGGAACAGCAGACTGTTCTTGAAACTACTAGAAGCAGTTCTCAAGACAGGAAACAGAATGAACGTTGGGACTTTCCGCGGTGATGCGCAGGCTTTTAAACTCGACACTCTTTTAAAACTCTCTGACGTCAAAGGAACTGATGGCAAAACCACACTCTTAAATTTCGTTGTTCTTGAGATCATTCGTTCTGAAGGCGTCCGTGCTCTCCGCCTGCAGAGATCAAGCCGAAGCTTCTCTAGCGTTAAAACAGACGATTCAGCAGCAGATTCTAGCCCAGAGTCGTTAGAGCGTTACCGAAGCACGGGTCTTCAAGTGGTTACGGGGTTAACAACAGAGCTTGAAGATGTCAAGAAAGCAGCAATCATAGATGCTGATGGACTGACTGCAACGTTAACAAATCTTAGCGGTTCACTTACGAATGCGAGAGAGTTCTTGAAAACTATGGACGAAGAGAGTGATTTCGAACGAGCATTAGCTGGATTTATCGAACGTGCAGATGCTGATATCAAATggttgagagaagaagaagagaggatcaTGGCGTTGGTGAAAAGCTCTGCTGATTATTTCCATGGGAAGTCTGCCAAGAACGAAGGGCTGAGAGTGTTCGCCATAGTGCGCGATTTCTTGATTATGTTGGAGAAAGTTTGCAGAGAAGTTAAAGAAACTACAAAGACTACGAACCGGTCGGGTAAGAAGGAACATGAAATGGGGACTTCGGACAGTACTCAACCATCTCCGGACATTCGACAACGTTTGTTTCCGGCTATTGCTGAACGGAGAATGGACAGTTCGGATGATTCAGACGATGATGAGGGTAGTTTATCTTCTTAG